The following are encoded in a window of Pseudomonas graminis genomic DNA:
- the tcyJ gene encoding cystine ABC transporter substrate-binding protein: MNMSAIRRTFLLSAFSLVLGTGLVSQAMAGDQLATIKKNGTLNVGLEGTYPPFSFVGEDGKLTGFEVEFSEALAKELGVKVKLQATPWAGILAALESKRLDVVVNQVTISDERKKKYDFSEPYTVSGIQALVQTKDVGVIKTAADLKGKKVGVGLGTNYEEWLKANVPDAIVKTYDDDPTKYQDLRVGRIDAILVDRLAALELVAKTKDKLAVSGEAFSRQESGVALRKGEPELLDAINKAIDKLRADGTLAKLSDKYFKADVTK; this comes from the coding sequence ATGAACATGTCTGCAATCCGCCGCACCTTTCTGTTGTCGGCCTTCAGCCTGGTGCTGGGCACGGGTCTGGTCAGCCAGGCTATGGCTGGCGATCAACTGGCAACCATCAAAAAGAACGGAACCCTCAACGTCGGCCTGGAAGGCACGTACCCACCGTTCAGCTTCGTGGGTGAGGATGGCAAACTGACCGGCTTTGAAGTGGAGTTCTCTGAAGCACTGGCCAAGGAACTGGGCGTCAAGGTCAAGCTGCAAGCCACGCCGTGGGCTGGCATTCTGGCTGCGCTGGAATCCAAGCGTCTGGATGTCGTGGTCAATCAGGTGACCATCTCCGACGAGCGCAAGAAGAAGTACGACTTCTCCGAACCCTACACCGTGTCGGGTATTCAGGCGTTGGTGCAGACCAAAGACGTCGGCGTGATCAAAACCGCTGCTGACCTGAAAGGCAAAAAAGTCGGCGTCGGCCTTGGCACCAACTATGAAGAATGGCTGAAAGCCAACGTGCCTGATGCCATCGTCAAAACCTACGACGATGATCCGACCAAATACCAGGACCTGCGTGTCGGCCGCATCGACGCCATCCTCGTCGACCGCCTCGCTGCACTGGAACTGGTTGCCAAGACCAAGGACAAGCTGGCCGTTTCCGGCGAAGCGTTCTCCCGTCAGGAATCCGGTGTCGCACTGCGCAAGGGTGAGCCTGAATTGCTGGACGCAATCAACAAAGCCATCGACAAGCTGCGCGCCGACGGCACCCTCGCCAAGCTGTCGGACAAGTACTTCAAGGCTGACGTGACCAAATGA
- the tcyL gene encoding cystine ABC transporter permease has translation MIPESLQLALDSAPFLLKGAYYTVGLSLGSMFFGLVLGFGLALMRLSKIWVISAIARVYVSFFRGTPLLVQLFMIYYGLPDLGIELDAITAALIGLSLNMAAYACEILRAAIGSVDRGQWEAAASIGMTRAQTMRRAILPQAARTALPPLGNSFISLVKDTAMAATIQVPEVFRQAQLISSRTLEIFTMYLTVAVIYWVLCSILAHFQNRLEARANRHDVES, from the coding sequence ATGATCCCAGAGAGCCTTCAGCTCGCGCTGGACTCCGCGCCCTTCCTGCTCAAGGGCGCGTATTACACGGTGGGCTTGAGCCTGGGGTCGATGTTTTTCGGATTGGTGCTGGGCTTCGGCCTGGCACTGATGCGTTTGTCAAAGATCTGGGTCATCAGTGCCATTGCCAGGGTTTACGTGTCGTTCTTCCGTGGCACGCCGCTGCTCGTCCAGCTGTTCATGATCTATTACGGCCTGCCGGACCTGGGGATTGAACTGGATGCGATCACCGCAGCGCTGATCGGCCTGTCGCTGAACATGGCTGCGTATGCCTGCGAAATCCTTCGGGCCGCGATCGGTTCGGTGGACCGAGGGCAATGGGAAGCTGCAGCGAGCATTGGCATGACGCGCGCCCAGACCATGCGCCGCGCCATTCTGCCGCAAGCTGCACGCACCGCGTTGCCGCCCTTGGGCAACAGCTTTATTTCACTGGTCAAGGACACGGCAATGGCCGCCACCATTCAGGTGCCGGAAGTGTTCCGCCAGGCGCAGCTGATCTCCTCGCGGACGCTGGAGATTTTCACCATGTACCTCACCGTTGCGGTGATCTATTGGGTGCTGTGCAGCATCCTGGCGCATTTTCAAAATCGCCTGGAAGCGCGGGCCAACCGCCACGATGTGGAGTCCTGA
- the tcyN gene encoding L-cystine ABC transporter ATP-binding protein TcyN, giving the protein MITVEKLTKQFKGNEVLKGIDLKVEPGEVVAIIGPSGSGKTTLLRCLNLLEVPTSGSIIVGDIKVDLSRPLSQQQGLIRQLRQHVGFVFQNFNLFPHRTALENVIEGPTVVKKMPHDQAVELGRALLAKVGLAGKEDAYPRRLSGGQQQRVAIARALAMEPEVILFDEPTSALDPELVGEVLNTIHALALEKRTMVIVTHEMSFARDVANRVIFIDKGIIVEQGEAKALFANPKEERTRQFLERSRN; this is encoded by the coding sequence ATGATCACGGTTGAAAAACTGACCAAGCAATTCAAGGGCAACGAAGTGCTGAAGGGCATTGACCTGAAGGTCGAGCCTGGCGAAGTGGTGGCAATCATCGGCCCTAGCGGGTCGGGCAAAACCACGCTGCTGCGCTGCCTGAATCTGCTGGAAGTGCCTACGAGCGGCAGCATTATCGTGGGCGACATCAAAGTCGATTTGAGCCGCCCGTTAAGCCAGCAGCAGGGTTTGATCCGGCAACTGCGCCAGCATGTCGGGTTCGTCTTCCAGAACTTCAATCTGTTCCCCCACCGCACCGCGCTGGAAAACGTCATCGAAGGCCCTACCGTGGTCAAAAAGATGCCTCACGACCAGGCTGTCGAGCTGGGTCGCGCGCTGTTGGCGAAAGTCGGCCTCGCGGGCAAAGAGGACGCTTATCCGCGTCGTCTGTCCGGCGGTCAACAGCAGCGTGTGGCGATTGCCCGGGCGCTGGCCATGGAGCCCGAGGTCATTCTTTTTGACGAACCAACCTCGGCGCTTGATCCTGAGCTGGTGGGCGAGGTGCTCAACACGATTCACGCTCTTGCGCTGGAGAAACGCACAATGGTCATCGTGACCCACGAGATGAGCTTCGCGCGGGACGTCGCCAACCGGGTGATCTTCATCGACAAGGGCATCATCGTCGAGCAGGGCGAAGCGAAAGCGCTGTTCGCCAATCCCAAAGAAGAACGCACAAGGCAGTTTCTTGAGCGCAGCAGGAATTAG
- a CDS encoding SfnB family sulfur acquisition oxidoreductase, translating into MTDLNALSVQHTLDVAPPLLPANLLRNDADAIAAAHELAAVVRTHAATRDRERQLPWSEIELFTRSGLGGISVPRIYGGPQVSFVTLAEVFAILSAADPAVGQIPQNHFGILNSLIGSASEAQKQTLFASVLGGARIGNGGPERGTKNTLDIRTRLTADGDQFLLNGRKFYSTGALFAHWVAIKAINDDGKQVLVFVPRGTPGLYIIDDWSGFGQRTTASGSVLLENVRVSGELVVDNWKLGLAPNIQGAVSQLIQAAIDAGIAREAIDEGIRFVRERSRPWIDANVERASDDPYVIADIGKLKLELHAAEALLRRAGRVLDEIAAEPIDEHSAARASIVVAEAKVLTTQVALLASEKLFELSGSRATLAEFNLDRHWRNARVHTLHDPVRWKVHAVGAWHLNGALPARHSWI; encoded by the coding sequence ATGACTGATCTGAACGCCCTTTCTGTCCAGCACACCCTGGACGTGGCTCCTCCCCTGCTCCCCGCCAACCTATTGCGCAACGACGCCGACGCCATTGCGGCGGCCCATGAGCTGGCCGCCGTCGTGCGCACCCATGCCGCCACGCGAGACCGTGAGCGGCAATTGCCCTGGTCGGAAATCGAGCTGTTTACCCGCAGTGGCCTGGGCGGCATCTCGGTACCGCGGATCTATGGCGGGCCACAGGTGTCATTCGTAACCCTCGCCGAAGTCTTCGCCATCCTGTCGGCAGCCGACCCTGCCGTGGGCCAGATTCCGCAAAACCACTTCGGTATTCTCAATTCGCTGATCGGCAGCGCCTCAGAGGCTCAGAAACAAACCCTCTTCGCCAGCGTTCTCGGCGGCGCACGCATCGGCAATGGCGGCCCCGAGCGGGGGACCAAAAACACCCTCGATATCCGTACACGACTGACCGCAGACGGTGATCAGTTTTTGCTCAACGGCCGCAAGTTCTACTCGACCGGCGCGTTATTCGCCCACTGGGTCGCGATCAAGGCCATCAATGACGACGGCAAGCAGGTGCTGGTGTTCGTGCCACGCGGGACGCCGGGGCTGTACATCATCGACGACTGGTCCGGCTTCGGTCAGCGCACCACCGCCAGCGGCAGCGTGCTGCTGGAAAACGTGCGCGTGAGTGGCGAGCTGGTTGTTGATAACTGGAAACTGGGCCTGGCGCCGAACATTCAGGGTGCGGTGTCGCAACTGATCCAGGCGGCCATTGATGCAGGCATTGCCCGGGAAGCCATCGACGAAGGCATCCGTTTTGTGCGTGAGCGTTCGCGACCGTGGATCGACGCCAATGTCGAGCGTGCCAGCGACGACCCGTATGTGATCGCCGACATCGGCAAGTTGAAACTCGAACTGCACGCCGCCGAAGCACTGTTGCGCAGGGCTGGCCGTGTGCTGGATGAAATTGCCGCCGAACCCATCGACGAACACTCAGCGGCGCGGGCGTCCATCGTGGTTGCCGAAGCCAAGGTGCTGACGACACAGGTCGCCCTGCTCGCCAGTGAAAAACTGTTCGAGCTGTCGGGCAGTCGCGCGACGCTGGCCGAATTCAATCTTGATCGTCACTGGCGCAATGCGCGGGTTCACACCCTCCACGACCCGGTCCGCTGGAAGGTCCACGCCGTCGGCGCCTGGCACCTGAATGGCGCCCTGCCTGCCCGTCACTCCTGGATATAA
- a CDS encoding SfnB family sulfur acquisition oxidoreductase — protein sequence MPRDTQAAAVTAIIRDAAEALRIARTLAENFRQQSAIRDRERRLPHQELEAFSRSGLWGISVPKAFGGAGVSNITLAEVIRIISAADASLGQIPQNHFYALEVLRVNGSPAQQARLYAEVLAGQRFGNALAELGTKTAHDRTTRLSRDGNGWRINGRKFYATGALYAQRIPTSVVDDSGVQQLAFVPANAAGLSVIDDWSGFGQRTTGSGSVVFDNVYVEADDVVPFQTAFERPTTVGPLAQILHAAIDTGIARAAFEDALHFVRTRTRPWIDSGIEKAVDDPLTLHSFGKLGIRLHAAEALLERSGECLDRAQAETTPESLAQASIAVAEARAISTEISLEAGSTLFELAGSQATLAEHGLDRHWRNARVHTLHDPVRWKYHAIGNYYLNDVNPPRRGTI from the coding sequence TTGCCGCGTGACACGCAGGCGGCCGCCGTGACCGCGATCATTCGGGACGCCGCCGAGGCGCTGCGCATCGCGCGCACGTTGGCGGAAAATTTCAGACAACAGAGTGCCATTCGAGATCGTGAACGGCGGCTTCCCCATCAGGAACTGGAGGCGTTTTCGCGCTCGGGCCTGTGGGGCATCAGCGTGCCGAAGGCCTTTGGTGGCGCAGGCGTGTCCAATATCACCCTGGCCGAAGTCATCCGAATCATCTCTGCGGCCGACGCTTCGCTAGGGCAGATCCCGCAAAACCACTTCTACGCGCTGGAAGTCCTGCGGGTCAACGGCAGCCCGGCGCAGCAGGCGCGGCTGTACGCCGAGGTCCTCGCCGGTCAACGCTTCGGTAATGCGCTGGCCGAACTGGGCACCAAAACCGCCCACGACCGCACCACCCGACTGAGTCGCGACGGCAATGGCTGGCGCATCAACGGCCGCAAGTTCTACGCCACCGGCGCCCTTTACGCACAACGCATACCGACCTCGGTCGTGGATGACAGCGGCGTGCAGCAGTTGGCGTTCGTGCCGGCGAATGCAGCAGGGCTGAGCGTGATCGACGACTGGAGCGGCTTCGGCCAGCGCACCACGGGCAGCGGCTCAGTGGTGTTCGATAACGTGTATGTCGAAGCCGATGACGTGGTGCCGTTTCAAACTGCCTTCGAGCGCCCGACCACTGTCGGCCCTTTGGCGCAGATCCTCCATGCCGCCATCGACACCGGCATCGCCCGCGCTGCCTTTGAAGACGCGCTGCATTTCGTACGCACCCGCACGCGGCCGTGGATCGACTCCGGCATCGAAAAAGCCGTTGATGACCCGCTGACGCTGCACAGCTTTGGCAAACTCGGCATTCGTCTTCACGCCGCCGAAGCCTTGCTCGAACGTTCGGGCGAATGCCTTGATCGGGCCCAGGCTGAGACGACGCCGGAAAGTCTGGCGCAGGCATCGATCGCCGTGGCGGAAGCGCGGGCGATCAGCACCGAAATCTCATTGGAAGCCGGCAGCACCTTGTTCGAACTTGCCGGTTCCCAAGCCACGCTGGCAGAGCACGGCCTTGACCGGCACTGGCGCAACGCGCGGGTCCACACGTTGCACGACCCGGTGCGCTGGAAGTACCACGCCATCGGCAATTACTACCTCAATGACGTCAACCCGCCACGCCGGGGGACGATTTGA
- a CDS encoding LLM class flavin-dependent oxidoreductase, whose amino-acid sequence MSKKKILLNAFNMNCIGHINHGFWTHPRDTSTQYKTLDYWTDLAQLLERGLFDGLFIADIVGVYDVYQNSVDVTLKESIQLPVNDPLLLVSAMAAVTKNLGFGLTANLTYEAPYLFARRMSTLDHLTRGRVGWNIVTGYLDSAARAMGLTEQIEHDRRYDQADEYLEVLYKLWEGSWEDDAVIEDRQARLYAQPEKVHYVRHSGEFYQVEGYHLCEPSPQRTPVLFQAGSSERGLQFAGSNAECVFISAQNKPATREQVDKVRASAVAAGRNPDDIKVFMGLNVIVGPTEEAARAKHAEYLTYASAEAGLAHFAASTGIDFADYALDEPIQHVKGNAIQSATKILKNNDWTRQKLLDQHALGGRYITLIGSPEQVADELESWIAETGLDGFNLTRIVTPESYEDFIDLVIPELQRRGSYKTAYEHGTLREKLFEDGDARLPERHAGASFRAHTPSQA is encoded by the coding sequence ATGAGCAAGAAAAAGATCCTGCTCAACGCGTTCAACATGAACTGCATCGGCCACATCAATCACGGGTTCTGGACCCACCCCCGGGACACGTCGACCCAGTACAAGACCCTCGACTACTGGACAGATCTGGCGCAGTTGCTGGAGCGCGGGCTGTTCGACGGCTTGTTCATCGCCGACATCGTCGGGGTCTATGACGTCTATCAGAACTCGGTGGACGTCACGCTGAAGGAGTCGATCCAGTTGCCGGTGAATGATCCGCTGCTGCTGGTATCGGCCATGGCCGCGGTCACCAAAAACCTCGGCTTCGGCCTGACCGCCAACCTCACCTACGAGGCGCCGTACCTGTTCGCCCGGCGCATGTCGACGCTGGATCACCTGACGCGCGGACGCGTGGGCTGGAACATCGTCACCGGGTATCTGGACAGCGCCGCGCGCGCGATGGGCCTGACCGAGCAGATCGAACATGACCGCCGCTATGACCAGGCCGATGAATACCTGGAGGTGTTGTACAAGCTGTGGGAAGGCAGTTGGGAGGACGATGCGGTGATCGAGGACCGTCAGGCGCGCCTCTACGCGCAGCCGGAAAAGGTCCACTACGTGCGGCACAGCGGCGAGTTCTATCAGGTGGAGGGTTATCACCTGTGCGAGCCGTCGCCACAGCGCACGCCAGTTTTGTTCCAGGCCGGAAGCTCCGAGCGCGGTCTGCAGTTTGCCGGCAGCAACGCCGAGTGCGTGTTCATCAGCGCGCAGAACAAACCCGCAACCCGCGAGCAGGTCGACAAGGTCCGCGCCAGCGCGGTGGCCGCCGGGCGCAACCCGGATGACATCAAGGTGTTCATGGGCCTCAACGTCATCGTCGGCCCCACCGAAGAAGCGGCCCGGGCCAAGCATGCGGAGTACCTGACTTACGCCAGCGCCGAGGCAGGACTGGCGCATTTTGCCGCCTCCACCGGCATCGATTTCGCCGACTACGCGCTCGACGAGCCGATCCAGCACGTGAAAGGCAACGCCATTCAGTCAGCCACGAAGATTCTCAAGAACAACGACTGGACCCGTCAGAAGTTACTCGATCAGCACGCCCTGGGCGGCCGTTACATCACGCTGATCGGCTCGCCCGAGCAGGTGGCCGACGAGCTGGAATCGTGGATTGCGGAAACCGGCCTGGACGGCTTCAACCTGACCCGCATCGTCACTCCGGAGAGCTACGAGGATTTCATCGATCTGGTGATCCCGGAGCTGCAACGTCGGGGTTCGTACAAGACCGCGTACGAACACGGCACCTTGCGCGAGAAGCTGTTTGAAGACGGTGACGCAAGACTGCCGGAACGGCATGCGGGGGCCAGCTTCAGGGCACACACTCCATCGCAGGCGTGA
- a CDS encoding MetQ/NlpA family ABC transporter substrate-binding protein produces MIKTLLTLALSLGLLAGVTHAADQPLKVGTTAAFAIPLEAAVAEAEKQGLKVELVEFTDWIAPNVSLHAGDIDVNYFQHIPFLENAKAASGFDLVPYAPGIINNVGLYSKKYKSFDELPTGATVAIANDPINSGRGLQLLAKAGLITLKPGVGYKATEDDITANPKKIKLIQVEAVQLVRAYDDADLVQGYPAYIRLSKTFDAGSAILFDGLDHPEYVIQFVIKPDHKDDPRLAKFIDIYQHSPVVRASLDKVNGSLYQVGWKN; encoded by the coding sequence ATGATCAAAACCCTCCTCACCCTCGCGCTGTCCCTGGGCCTGCTTGCCGGCGTCACCCACGCTGCCGATCAACCGCTCAAAGTCGGCACCACCGCCGCGTTTGCCATACCGCTGGAAGCGGCCGTCGCCGAAGCCGAGAAACAGGGCCTGAAGGTGGAGCTAGTGGAATTCACCGACTGGATCGCGCCCAACGTCAGCCTCCACGCCGGCGACATCGACGTGAATTACTTCCAGCACATTCCGTTTCTAGAGAATGCCAAAGCCGCGTCCGGCTTCGATCTCGTGCCGTACGCGCCAGGCATCATCAACAATGTCGGGCTGTACTCCAAGAAGTACAAAAGCTTCGATGAGCTGCCAACCGGTGCCACCGTCGCAATCGCCAATGACCCGATCAACAGTGGCCGCGGCCTGCAACTGTTGGCCAAGGCTGGCTTGATCACCCTCAAGCCGGGCGTTGGCTACAAGGCCACCGAAGACGACATCACCGCCAACCCGAAGAAGATCAAGCTGATTCAGGTCGAAGCCGTGCAACTGGTGCGCGCCTATGACGATGCCGATCTGGTGCAGGGCTACCCGGCCTACATTCGTTTGTCGAAGACCTTCGACGCCGGCTCGGCAATCCTGTTCGACGGCCTCGACCACCCGGAATACGTCATTCAGTTCGTCATCAAACCGGACCACAAGGATGACCCGCGGCTGGCCAAGTTCATCGACATCTACCAACACTCGCCGGTCGTGCGCGCCTCCCTGGATAAGGTCAATGGCTCGCTGTATCAGGTTGGCTGGAAGAACTGA
- a CDS encoding methionine ABC transporter ATP-binding protein produces the protein MTASAQRALTLESAAPHAAEQSELHPEKQHAHVRFINLGKVYEGPQGPVPALQGIDLDIQCGEVFGIIGRSGAGKSSLIRTINRLEKPSSGRVLIDQVNIGDFNEDTLVALRRRIGMIFQHFNLMSAKTVWQNVELPLKVAGVPKAQRQRKVTELLELVGLEGKHRAYPAQLSGGQKQRVGIARALVHDPAILLCDEATSALDPETTQSILGLLREINQRLGLTIILITHEMAVIREICDRVVVLEKGEVVEQGPVWQVFGNPQHEVSKTLLAPLQHTLPEDVQARLQPHPSDHHASVVLDLQFTGGDGKEPDLSALFNAFGGRVSLLHGGVERIQGRALGHLLLAVSHSPLSADELLNRARKHAHQAEVLGYVA, from the coding sequence ATGACGGCATCCGCCCAACGCGCTTTGACGCTTGAGAGTGCTGCTCCTCATGCCGCCGAGCAATCAGAACTGCACCCGGAGAAGCAACACGCCCATGTGCGCTTCATCAATCTGGGCAAGGTCTATGAAGGTCCGCAAGGCCCGGTGCCGGCGCTTCAGGGCATCGATCTGGATATCCAGTGCGGTGAGGTGTTCGGCATCATCGGCCGAAGCGGCGCTGGCAAATCGTCGCTGATCCGCACCATCAATCGTCTGGAAAAACCCAGCAGCGGCCGCGTGCTGATCGATCAGGTGAACATCGGCGACTTCAATGAAGACACGCTGGTGGCGCTGCGCCGACGCATCGGCATGATCTTTCAGCATTTCAATCTGATGTCGGCCAAGACGGTGTGGCAGAACGTCGAGCTGCCGCTGAAGGTCGCGGGCGTGCCGAAGGCGCAGCGCCAGCGCAAAGTTACCGAACTGCTGGAGTTGGTCGGGCTGGAGGGCAAGCACAGGGCCTATCCGGCGCAGTTGTCGGGTGGGCAGAAGCAGCGCGTCGGTATTGCCCGGGCGTTGGTGCATGATCCGGCGATTCTGCTGTGCGACGAGGCGACTTCGGCCCTCGACCCGGAGACCACGCAATCGATTCTGGGGCTGCTGCGCGAGATCAATCAGCGCCTCGGGCTGACGATCATTTTGATCACCCACGAGATGGCGGTGATTCGAGAAATCTGCGACCGCGTGGTGGTGCTGGAAAAAGGTGAAGTCGTTGAGCAGGGGCCAGTCTGGCAGGTATTCGGCAATCCGCAGCATGAGGTGAGCAAGACACTGCTGGCACCGCTGCAACATACGCTGCCAGAGGATGTTCAAGCGCGCTTGCAACCGCACCCTTCCGATCATCACGCCAGCGTTGTGCTGGATCTGCAATTCACCGGCGGCGATGGCAAGGAGCCTGATCTGTCCGCGCTGTTCAATGCCTTTGGCGGGCGCGTGAGCCTGCTGCATGGCGGGGTCGAACGTATTCAAGGGCGTGCACTGGGTCATCTGTTGCTGGCGGTGAGTCACTCGCCGCTGTCGGCAGACGAATTACTCAATCGCGCCCGCAAGCACGCGCATCAGGCGGAGGTACTGGGTTATGTGGCTTGA
- a CDS encoding methionine ABC transporter permease: MWLDRLWQGVIDTFLMVGVSSLIALILGIPLAVILVTSGKGGIFEAPNVNRVLGAFVNIFRSVPFLILMVALIPFTRLIVGTTYGVWAAVVPLTIASTPFFARIAEVSLREVDHGLIEAAQAMGCRRWHIVWHVLLPEALPGIVGGFTITIVTMINSSAMAGAIGAGGLGDIAYRYGYQRFDTQVMLTVIVLLVILVAVIQLGGDRLALRLNKR, encoded by the coding sequence ATGTGGCTTGATCGTCTCTGGCAGGGCGTTATCGACACCTTCCTGATGGTCGGCGTGTCGTCGCTGATCGCATTGATACTGGGCATTCCACTGGCGGTGATTCTGGTCACCAGCGGCAAAGGCGGCATTTTTGAAGCGCCCAATGTAAACCGTGTACTGGGCGCGTTCGTGAATATCTTTCGTTCAGTGCCGTTCCTGATTCTGATGGTTGCGCTGATCCCGTTCACGCGGCTCATCGTCGGCACGACCTACGGCGTATGGGCGGCGGTGGTGCCGCTGACCATCGCATCGACACCGTTCTTCGCGCGTATTGCGGAAGTCAGCCTGCGCGAAGTTGACCATGGTTTGATCGAAGCGGCCCAGGCGATGGGCTGCCGCCGCTGGCACATCGTCTGGCACGTGCTGCTGCCCGAAGCACTGCCGGGCATCGTCGGCGGATTCACCATCACCATCGTGACGATGATCAATTCGTCGGCCATGGCCGGTGCGATAGGCGCTGGCGGTTTGGGCGACATCGCGTATCGGTATGGTTATCAACGGTTCGACACCCAAGTGATGCTCACGGTGATCGTGTTGCTGGTGATCTTGGTGGCGGTGATTCAGCTGGGCGGGGATCGATTGGCATTGCGGCTGAATAAGCGCTGA
- a CDS encoding class I SAM-dependent methyltransferase, producing the protein MKLDPHDLAQITATTLGNYNEVAEGFREGTRDHDVSQNIDALLRNITGLAPFQILDFGCGPGRDLQTFSAMGHIATGLDGSERFAEMARADSGCDVLHQNFLELNLPAERFDGIFANASLFHVPRQELPRVLRELHGALKLGGVLFSSNPRGDNQEGWKGERFGSFHDLESWSALLTEAGFSEVEHYYRPPGLPREQQPWLASVWRKV; encoded by the coding sequence ATGAAACTCGACCCACATGATCTCGCTCAGATCACCGCCACTACCCTCGGCAATTACAACGAGGTCGCCGAGGGCTTTCGCGAAGGCACTCGTGATCATGACGTCAGCCAGAACATTGATGCGTTGCTGCGCAATATCACCGGCCTGGCGCCGTTCCAGATTCTCGATTTCGGGTGCGGACCAGGGCGTGATCTTCAGACATTTTCTGCCATGGGCCACATCGCCACCGGACTGGACGGCTCCGAACGCTTCGCTGAGATGGCCCGCGCCGACAGCGGCTGCGACGTGCTCCATCAGAACTTCCTTGAGCTGAATCTGCCCGCCGAACGTTTCGACGGCATATTCGCCAACGCCTCGCTTTTCCACGTCCCCCGACAGGAGTTGCCTCGGGTGCTGCGCGAGCTGCACGGCGCGTTGAAGCTCGGCGGCGTGCTGTTCAGCTCCAATCCCCGGGGCGACAATCAGGAAGGCTGGAAAGGCGAGCGCTTCGGTTCATTTCATGATCTCGAATCGTGGAGCGCGTTACTGACCGAGGCCGGGTTCAGCGAAGTCGAGCATTACTACCGACCGCCGGGATTGCCGAGGGAGCAGCAGCCGTGGCTGGCGAGTGTCTGGCGCAAGGTATGA